The genomic region AAAACGGCGTAGAGCTGACTAGGCATGAGCAGTCGGGCGAGTTGAGCTGCATAGGCGTTCTGCTTGAAGTGCAGACCGCGCAGGTATGTATTCTGAATAGCGTGGGCCAACTGCTCATCTTCCGCTCGCAGTAGATCAGCTACCATCAAACACTCTTTCAACGTAGTTAAGCTGCCTTCCTCCACCGCCTGTTGCGTGAAAATAGCAAAGATTCGGAGTTGCTGAGGGAGTGAATGCTGAATTTCAGGTACGCTCAACTCTGGCGCTAACTCTGGAAAATGACTAACTAAGAAATCCTTAACCTGGGTGGGGCAAACCATAGCGAATACAAGTAAAGTAAACTAACAGACAACCAAATCTCCGTAAAGTACACTTCTACAAGCCAATAGTTATGCCACCTGCTTGCTAAATCATATAGTACCTATTTATCAGGTATTTAGGTCGAAGTTAGAGAGGATAAGGCATTCTTTATTTCCATAATTGAGAAAATAAATCCGGATAATGGGATAAAAATAAGATATTATATTCATTAAATTATATACTTTTTTCATCATACGGTTCATGGTAAACAGTGCTAGGTGGAGCGGCAGGGGCGCCTGCCAATCAGGCGTGATATCGTACTTTTGCTACCCGATTCGGTCTCCAATAGGTGTAACAACCTTTTACATATCTATTCCTGCTCATGTCGTTTGCGCCTACCTTGCTTACTGCTACTGCTGCCTTTGTGCGCGAAAAATTCCTGCACGAAGGCTCCGGCCACGACTGGGCGCACATTGAGCGCGTTTGGCGCACCACACAGGCACTGTCGCGCCAAACGCCCGGCGCCGACGCTACTATTGCTGAGCTGGGCGCCCTGCTGCACGATATTGCCGATTGGAAGTTCCACGGCGGCGATGAGGAAGCCGGCCCCCGTGCTGCCCGCACGTGGCTGCGTAGCCAGGGGGTAGGCG from Hymenobacter aerilatus harbors:
- a CDS encoding DUF7674 family protein; protein product: MVCPTQVKDFLVSHFPELAPELSVPEIQHSLPQQLRIFAIFTQQAVEEGSLTTLKECLMVADLLRAEDEQLAHAIQNTYLRGLHFKQNAYAAQLARLLMPSQLYAVFTRN